The following are encoded together in the Citrus sinensis cultivar Valencia sweet orange chromosome 1, DVS_A1.0, whole genome shotgun sequence genome:
- the LOC102623011 gene encoding uncharacterized protein LOC102623011 isoform X1: MAPELEKPRVTEIQVRMDCNGCVQKIKKALHGINGIYDLHIDFPQQKLTIVGWADPERIVKAIRKTRKIATISSHSEQTEPSNQPTEQALPEDGAPAPSNDAPANPPPPEGPPAEQPQPAEPPKVPPPTENPAPPENPPPPEDPQPEVKPSPIAADANANQQACPSRAKDIGEVHVIHHHPPDYGYRYSYGYGNNYSGHWNRYPSAARNQHEAPQGPQPVYNQHEAPQGPQPVYNQYGEPQGPKPVYNQHGEPQGPQPVYNQHGAPQGPQPVYVTHSYNTYKPPPYVTEYEYLRSPPRHTHYSRMDHYSDDYHNNYHNNNVYYNTSNGSGNGNITSIFSDENPNACTVM, from the exons ATGGCTCCAGAATTAGAG AAACCTCGAGTAACAGAAATACAGGTCCGAATGGACTGCAACGGGTGTGTGCAGAAGATCAAGAAGGCACTACACGGCATCAACG GCATATATGATCTCCATATTGATTTCCCACAGCAAAAATTAACGATAGTTGGGTGGGCCGACCCGGAAAGAATAGTTAAAGCCATTAGGAAGACCAGAAAGATTGCTACTATATCTTCTCATTCAGAACAAACAGAGCCTAGCAATCAGCCAACAGAACAAGCACTGCCAGAAGATGGTGCTCCGGCACCATCCAATGATGCACCAGCTAACCCTCCCCCACCTGAAGGTCCACCTGCCGAGCAGCCACAACCAGCGGAGCCACCAAAAGTCCCACCACCAACGGAAAATCCGGCACCACCTGAGAATCCACCACCCCCAGAGGACCCGCAACCTGAGGTGAAACCTTCACCCATTGCTGCCGATGCCAATGCAAACCAGCAAGCATGTCCTTCTAGAGCAAAAGACATAGGAGAAGTTCATGTTATACACCACCACCCACCTGACTATGGCTACAGATACAGCTATGGGTATGGCAATAACTACAGTGGGCACTGGAACAGATACCCTAGTGCCGCGAGAAATCAACATGAAGCACCTCAAGGTCCACAACCAGTTTATAATCAACATGAAGCACCTCAAGGTCCACAACCAGTTTATAATCAATATGGAGAACCTCAAGGTCCAAAACCAGTTTATAATCAACATGGAGAACCTCAAGGTCCACAACCAGTTTATAATCAACATGGAGCACCTCAAGGTCCACAACCAGTTTATGTGACTCACAGTTACAATACATACAAGCCACCGCCTTATGTCACGGAATATGAGTACCTGAGGTCACCACCAAGGCATACACATTATAGCAGGATGGATCATTACAGTGACGACTATCACAACAACTATCACAACAATAATGTCTATTACAACACCAGCAATGGCAGTGGAAATGGGAATATCACATCAATATTTAGCGACGAAAATCCAAATGCATGCACAGTAATGTAG
- the LOC102623011 gene encoding uncharacterized protein LOC102623011 isoform X4, which yields MAPELEKPRVTEIQVRMDCNGCVQKIKKALHGINGIYDLHIDFPQQKLTIVGWADPERIVKAIRKTRKIATISSHSEQTEPSNQPTEQALPEDGAPAPSNDAPANPPPPEGPPAEQPQPAEPPKVPPPTENPAPPENPPPPEDPQPEVKPSPIAADANANQQACPSRAKDIGEVHVIHHHPPDYGYRYSYGYGNNYSGHWNRYPSAARNQHEAPQGPQPVYNQHEAPQGPQPVYNQHGAPQGPQPVYVTHSYNTYKPPPYVTEYEYLRSPPRHTHYSRMDHYSDDYHNNYHNNNVYYNTSNGSGNGNITSIFSDENPNACTVM from the exons ATGGCTCCAGAATTAGAG AAACCTCGAGTAACAGAAATACAGGTCCGAATGGACTGCAACGGGTGTGTGCAGAAGATCAAGAAGGCACTACACGGCATCAACG GCATATATGATCTCCATATTGATTTCCCACAGCAAAAATTAACGATAGTTGGGTGGGCCGACCCGGAAAGAATAGTTAAAGCCATTAGGAAGACCAGAAAGATTGCTACTATATCTTCTCATTCAGAACAAACAGAGCCTAGCAATCAGCCAACAGAACAAGCACTGCCAGAAGATGGTGCTCCGGCACCATCCAATGATGCACCAGCTAACCCTCCCCCACCTGAAGGTCCACCTGCCGAGCAGCCACAACCAGCGGAGCCACCAAAAGTCCCACCACCAACGGAAAATCCGGCACCACCTGAGAATCCACCACCCCCAGAGGACCCGCAACCTGAGGTGAAACCTTCACCCATTGCTGCCGATGCCAATGCAAACCAGCAAGCATGTCCTTCTAGAGCAAAAGACATAGGAGAAGTTCATGTTATACACCACCACCCACCTGACTATGGCTACAGATACAGCTATGGGTATGGCAATAACTACAGTGGGCACTGGAACAGATACCCTAGTGCCGCGAGAAATCAACATGAAGCACCTCAAGGTCCACAACCAGTTTATAATCAACATGAAGCACCTCAAG GTCCACAACCAGTTTATAATCAACATGGAGCACCTCAAGGTCCACAACCAGTTTATGTGACTCACAGTTACAATACATACAAGCCACCGCCTTATGTCACGGAATATGAGTACCTGAGGTCACCACCAAGGCATACACATTATAGCAGGATGGATCATTACAGTGACGACTATCACAACAACTATCACAACAATAATGTCTATTACAACACCAGCAATGGCAGTGGAAATGGGAATATCACATCAATATTTAGCGACGAAAATCCAAATGCATGCACAGTAATGTAG
- the LOC102623011 gene encoding uncharacterized protein LOC102623011 isoform X2 translates to MAPELEKPRVTEIQVRMDCNGCVQKIKKALHGINGIYDLHIDFPQQKLTIVGWADPERIVKAIRKTRKIATISSHSEQTEPSNQPTEQALPEDGAPAPSNDAPANPPPPEGPPAEQPQPAEPPKVPPPTENPAPPENPPPPEDPQPEVKPSPIAADANANQQACPSRAKDIGEVHVIHHHPPDYGYRYSYGYGNNYSGHWNRYPSAARNQHEAPQGPQPVYNQHEAPQGPQPVYNQYGEPQGPQPVYNQHGAPQGPQPVYVTHSYNTYKPPPYVTEYEYLRSPPRHTHYSRMDHYSDDYHNNYHNNNVYYNTSNGSGNGNITSIFSDENPNACTVM, encoded by the exons ATGGCTCCAGAATTAGAG AAACCTCGAGTAACAGAAATACAGGTCCGAATGGACTGCAACGGGTGTGTGCAGAAGATCAAGAAGGCACTACACGGCATCAACG GCATATATGATCTCCATATTGATTTCCCACAGCAAAAATTAACGATAGTTGGGTGGGCCGACCCGGAAAGAATAGTTAAAGCCATTAGGAAGACCAGAAAGATTGCTACTATATCTTCTCATTCAGAACAAACAGAGCCTAGCAATCAGCCAACAGAACAAGCACTGCCAGAAGATGGTGCTCCGGCACCATCCAATGATGCACCAGCTAACCCTCCCCCACCTGAAGGTCCACCTGCCGAGCAGCCACAACCAGCGGAGCCACCAAAAGTCCCACCACCAACGGAAAATCCGGCACCACCTGAGAATCCACCACCCCCAGAGGACCCGCAACCTGAGGTGAAACCTTCACCCATTGCTGCCGATGCCAATGCAAACCAGCAAGCATGTCCTTCTAGAGCAAAAGACATAGGAGAAGTTCATGTTATACACCACCACCCACCTGACTATGGCTACAGATACAGCTATGGGTATGGCAATAACTACAGTGGGCACTGGAACAGATACCCTAGTGCCGCGAGAAATCAACATGAAGCACCTCAAGGTCCACAACCAGTTTATAATCAACATGAAGCACCTCAAGGTCCACAACCAGTTTATAATCAATATGGAGAACCTCAAG GTCCACAACCAGTTTATAATCAACATGGAGCACCTCAAGGTCCACAACCAGTTTATGTGACTCACAGTTACAATACATACAAGCCACCGCCTTATGTCACGGAATATGAGTACCTGAGGTCACCACCAAGGCATACACATTATAGCAGGATGGATCATTACAGTGACGACTATCACAACAACTATCACAACAATAATGTCTATTACAACACCAGCAATGGCAGTGGAAATGGGAATATCACATCAATATTTAGCGACGAAAATCCAAATGCATGCACAGTAATGTAG
- the LOC102623011 gene encoding uncharacterized protein LOC102623011 isoform X3: MAPELEKPRVTEIQVRMDCNGCVQKIKKALHGINGIYDLHIDFPQQKLTIVGWADPERIVKAIRKTRKIATISSHSEQTEPSNQPTEQALPEDGAPAPSNDAPANPPPPEGPPAEQPQPAEPPKVPPPTENPAPPENPPPPEDPQPEVKPSPIAADANANQQACPSRAKDIGEVHVIHHHPPDYGYRYSYGYGNNYSGHWNRYPSAARNQHEAPQGPKPVYNQHGEPQGPQPVYNQHGAPQGPQPVYVTHSYNTYKPPPYVTEYEYLRSPPRHTHYSRMDHYSDDYHNNYHNNNVYYNTSNGSGNGNITSIFSDENPNACTVM, translated from the exons ATGGCTCCAGAATTAGAG AAACCTCGAGTAACAGAAATACAGGTCCGAATGGACTGCAACGGGTGTGTGCAGAAGATCAAGAAGGCACTACACGGCATCAACG GCATATATGATCTCCATATTGATTTCCCACAGCAAAAATTAACGATAGTTGGGTGGGCCGACCCGGAAAGAATAGTTAAAGCCATTAGGAAGACCAGAAAGATTGCTACTATATCTTCTCATTCAGAACAAACAGAGCCTAGCAATCAGCCAACAGAACAAGCACTGCCAGAAGATGGTGCTCCGGCACCATCCAATGATGCACCAGCTAACCCTCCCCCACCTGAAGGTCCACCTGCCGAGCAGCCACAACCAGCGGAGCCACCAAAAGTCCCACCACCAACGGAAAATCCGGCACCACCTGAGAATCCACCACCCCCAGAGGACCCGCAACCTGAGGTGAAACCTTCACCCATTGCTGCCGATGCCAATGCAAACCAGCAAGCATGTCCTTCTAGAGCAAAAGACATAGGAGAAGTTCATGTTATACACCACCACCCACCTGACTATGGCTACAGATACAGCTATGGGTATGGCAATAACTACAGTGGGCACTGGAACAGATACCCTAGTGCCGCGAGAAATCAACATGAAGCACCTCAAG GTCCAAAACCAGTTTATAATCAACATGGAGAACCTCAAGGTCCACAACCAGTTTATAATCAACATGGAGCACCTCAAGGTCCACAACCAGTTTATGTGACTCACAGTTACAATACATACAAGCCACCGCCTTATGTCACGGAATATGAGTACCTGAGGTCACCACCAAGGCATACACATTATAGCAGGATGGATCATTACAGTGACGACTATCACAACAACTATCACAACAATAATGTCTATTACAACACCAGCAATGGCAGTGGAAATGGGAATATCACATCAATATTTAGCGACGAAAATCCAAATGCATGCACAGTAATGTAG